The DNA window CCAAGaacaaaaaaagacatagaaTGTGTTCCCTTCAGCTCCACCTTGGCACTCAGCTACGTGGAATACTTACTTTTCTTTCAATCACAAGATGAAGGATCTGCCCTGGATGTCACTATGTGGGAGGAGCTGGAGGACTTGGTTTCTGGAATGTGGTCCTACCCATGGCAGTAGTGCTGTCTTTCTCAGCTCTCAAGGCCTCTATCTTCCTCATCCTAATGATGGAATTCAGGAACCTCCAAGGGCTGATATCAGGAACTGGATGCTACAGAACCCCAATGGTTCTGGGTGGctattttctttcacttcctttcaaGGGGCTTCACATATATATCTGACAATTCCTTCTGTGACCGGAGATTGCCCTCCTTAGGGTCTCAAACCCTGACAACTATACTGTGACAACACAGCAAGGAGATATTCAGCTTGAGAGCTCTGCCTGAAGCCTCTTACACCTAATATTCTGGGGCGTTGCATTCCTCGGTCCAGGTGCACGGTGTCCTCCTATAGCCCTTGCCCCTTAGATTAGAGGCTTCTTGGGAAATGCCGCATCCCTGAAAAGCCCTGATCAGCTTCCCTACTCCAAACCTTGCAGGGGAGTCCCTGTCCTACAAGTGATGAGAGATGGGAAAATCCATGGCATAAGTAAGGGGGTCCAGGTAGAGACCTGTGAGGGAAACAAAACGTGGTAAcctgtcccttctctctttcaGCCAGACTTCTCAGGGAACCTCTGTTCtaaataaactttatattttagatCTAATAGATATGTCTTTATACAAAGAAATGGCtgtgaggtgattttttttttgaatcctgATCTTGTGAGCTTATCTGAATCTTTAAGCTTTCAGATCTTTTAAGCTTATCTGAGACCTAATATGTATGGATAGATGATCAGCGAATaattaactctttttttcctctcttcatatgtcacatatattttgcttttttattgctCTGGCTATGTATTACaatacaagagttggacatgagagtCCCTCTTCTTATTGCTTCAGACACATTTCACAGTAATGCGAATAAAAAGGGAATTAGGAGCATAAGGTCAGCTCAGGCTTGCAGGAGTGAGAGGGTGAGCTTTAGACTAACTCAAATCAAGGGCCTACGACCATCACTGTCACTTACCAGCCATGGGAAGTGTGTCACGTTATTAAACTGAGAGTGCCTCAGCTTTTTAACTGTGAATTGAGTGTGCTAAGCCCTGTCTGGAAGGACTGGTGGCCTTGGTGCTAACTGTAAATAAAGTGCCTAGCAGGCACCATATCCCTCCCTTTTCATGACTGGTGGCTGCACTTTCCAACAAAGATTTGACCTTCCTTATGCCTgatacatggcttccctggtggctcaatggtagagTATCCGCCTGTGGTACAGGAACCGCAGGagacagatttgattcctgggtcgggaaggtcccctgggggaggaaatggcaacccacttcagaattcttccctggaaaatctcatggacagaggggcctcgtgggctacagtccatggtgtcacaaaagtgtcagacatgacttagcaattcaataataacaaaaaggTGTGATATAAAGAAGTTAGGGAGAGTGCTGACAGCCATGCTCTAATCTACTAGAACTGACTTCACAGGGTAGGGCATGACTCTCTTTTGTCCCCTCTATTCAAGGATGGGTAGTCTCCACTCGGGCTCCACAATTTGAATTCTGGTGGGGCCTGGGgaatcccctccttcttgaactccTCATAGTAAGACCGATACCTCCCTGAGAGCCTGAAAGAAATAAGGGTGGCCTTAACTAGCCATGCCTGCCAATAGTCTCACAACGATGAAAGCTCTGGAAGCTGCTTGAGGACAAACAGATGGTTCCCCTCAGGGTCCCAAACTTGACTCTCAGCCAAGCCCAAGATTCCCTCTTGTTAACATGGGACCACCACCATCAGATCAAAACCCTAACTTTCCTGCTACTCCTCGGTCAGAACTGAAGGGCCCCTTGGCCTGATAACTCTGCCTGGGGCCTTGTAGCCTGACAGTAGGGAGGATTCTGTGTGGACATCCTGGTATGTGTGTTCCCACATTCTTTATCATCCTCAATTTGACTTGGAAATAACCTGGAAATATTCCCTGAATTGCCTTAACGCTTCTCCAATCAGGCCCACAATTCCCTGAGACTCTCAAGGTAGAAGTGCAATTTGCCTCATGGGCCACTCAGCACATGGTCTTCCAAGGCTAACAGGAGTGGAAGGAATATGTTCTGCCCCCACTGTTTTGAGGCAGGTAGTCTTTTCAGTCTTCAGGGTCCTTACCTTGACTTCTGGCACAACCTGGAAATCATCCTTCTGCTGAGCTTCAGCTGCTCCCTTTGATCAGGATGAGGTTCCTTACCTCCATGTGATCCTCTGGGAGGAAGTGAGTAGGACTCACCATGTCACCAGGCCTAAGTGGCACAGTCTCAGGCCTGACAACAGGGACAGTgccctctgtagcccccttctttCTGGGAGGGATCCTTCGCTGTCAGTCAGTATCATCAGTTGACTCCTGTTAGGAACAGGGTACACTTCCTCAGCTGATAGAGGCTCCCTCCATTAGCCCAAGGACTTTAAGGCACTGAAGCCATTCACCTTCAGAAACTAAGGGATAAACCTAGTCTGAAAGCCCTGCCTGTTCCCTCCCAGGGCCCATTACATTTGTAGgactttctaagaatttatctgtAATGGCATAGTTGGCTGACACACTCCTCATACAGGACTGTGCAAATGTCATGCCTGGGATTTCCACTCTCTGATGAAGAGCCAGCCTATAAATCAATGTCCATATCTCCTTGACACCCTCCAGGCAGAAGTCAGGGGCCCCTTGAGCTGGCCAGCACTTATGCCTCCCAGGGCTAACTGGAGAGGAGGGACTAAGTGTAGCCCTGTCGGCTGGGGCTGAGGGGTTTCCATATCCACACCCTGGGTCTTCAATTTGCATCCTTCCTGGGgttctatggcaccccactccagtattcttgcctagaaaatcccatggacggaggagcctggtaggctgcagtccatggggtcactaagagtcggacacgactgagcgacttcactttcacttttcactttcatacattggaggaggaaatggcaacccactccagtgtttttgcctggagaatcccagggacggcagggcctggtgggctgccgtctatggggtcgcacagagttggacacgactgaagtgacttagcagcagcagtggggttCTATTGTCTGCTGAACTGAGGCTGAGGACTCTGCTGATTCCCAATGTCCCCACCTTCCTGGGACCTGGAGTGAAGCCATTAACCACAGCAGCCTGGATTTTTCTGGACTTTTTATGGGCTTGCCAATGAGGACAGGTCTTTACAGGCTGCTTCCATTATGGCTGGGTCTTTTTATCACCCCCATTCACGTTAATCACCATCAATTCTGAGAGACTGATCCTCACTCCTATCCAACCTCAGAACTCTGCCCCAACTCCAAGTTTCTTAGGTCTCTGAGAACCCTGAAGAATAAGCGAGGCTATGCTTTGCCTAACAGTTCTGAGGTCTTCTGTGTCTGAGAGCAGTCGGGAATGCTGTTCCAGTGACCACTCCCTCCTTTTCTGGGGTGTTGCTCTCCTTAATCCTCCTACATGGGGTCCTCCCCATCTTGCTTGCTGTGTCTTGGATTAAAGGCTTCTGAGGAAATTATACATTTCTGCAAACTCTTGAGCCGTGTTTGCTCCGCAGTGCTACAGAGAATGGGTCCCTGTCCTAGGAGtgatgggagatggagaagctatagCCCAAGGCAGGAGTCCCAGGACAGGTGGTCACCCATCAGGGAAAAAAGTACATTAACCTATCTCCTCATCAGACAGGTGAAGATTCTCATGTTATTTCTGATAGATATACTTtctacccggagaaggcaatggcaccccactccagtactcctgcctggaaaatcccatggaaggaggagcctggtgggctgcagtccatggggtcgctgagggtcggacacgactgagcgacttcactttcacttttcactttcatgcattggagagggaaatggcaacccactccagtgttcttgcctggagaatcccagggatgggggagcctggtgggctgccgtctatggggtcacacagagtcagacacgactgaagtgacttagcagtaacagcagtATACTTTCTACAGGCAAGAGACTGTAAGCATGATATGGAGAGCCCTTGGTCTTCAGAGGTTATCTAACATGGCCAACATACATGCTTATGCTGGCACCAAATACTGTGTCATTAATCTGTGAATAATGAATAAGGGGTATGTattttttgttaaatgtatttgGTATTCTTACTGCTCTGGCTACACATTCTGATCCAGTAGCTTGAGCACAAGGGCATTCCTTTTTATCACCTAGAACACATTTTGAAGTGCTGAGAAAAACCCTGAAATAAAAGATACAgggtggggactttcctggtggtccaggggctaggactccaagctcccaatgcagggggcccaggttcgatccctggtcagggaagtgggCCCCACGTgccgtgccacaactaagagccagtacagccaaatcaataagaaaaaggaaacgaaatatcaaaggttaaaagtactttttttaaaaaaagacaagggtatgtcttggggtgggggtgaaaATAGTATGAGTGCTACAGTAGTTTATAGAGCAGGAGTCTAGCCCCAGCTCTGTCATTTACCACCCAGAAGTATTTCAGCAAAAATCAAACACTGTCTCTATGCGCCTCGGGCTCTCCATCATGAACTGTGTTTGATAGGCCCTGTCCTATTGGACTGGTGGAATATATGTATTTACAGAAAGCATCTGTCATGGTGCTTGACTCTACTGAGACATTAGGGGCAATGGCAGTTATTACTGTGATTATCTTGACCTCAGATAATCAGATGGGATTACATcagctggttttttgtttttttgtctttgcaTGTAAGAGATATCAGGTACTATGCAGCATTCtaactgaaggggaaaaaaaatacccaaCCTCCTGAATCTAGCAAAAATTCTGCCtagcaatgaaaacaaagtaaTATGCTGTTTCCAACCCCACTTTACCCTTTTTTCTTCTTGAGGTAGAGAGCATCTCAGCCTCTTCCATAGGATGACAGCTTCTCTGAGAGACTATAATTGAATGGGAAGAGGCTGGGACATTTTTGACTAAATATCACCAGTATAAGCATGAAGACTTCTTAAGAGCAGATGCTCAATTAATGTTTGTGTAAAAGAAGAACCACGAATAAATCATTTGTGATAATTTATATTCTCAAACATTCTTGAAAAACATAAGCAGATTCAGATATATAACTTTTACCTTTACAAAAAGGGAGACTAAACAGAGAGGAAAGTAAACCAAAAACTGACTAGCTTTCAGCTATATCTCTATTTATGTATCAATGTTCTGAGCCTCTTTTAGTGTGGTGTCTTTCACATTTCTAAGCATATTCTTATCCTAAAGTGATGTAATTCTCATCCTGGATCACAAGTGATTTAAGGATTTCCAGTAtgtatttcaaaaaacaaaactcttactCCTAAATCTAACAAACAGCAAACAATGTGTACCCATGTAAATAATATACTTCTATCATTAAACTAAAtaaagtttctgttgagaaaagtAATACTGAAAATTTGGGGGGGAAGTCAACAAGTTATTGATGCATATTAGGAACACAGATTGAAAGGCTTTTCCAACCACGAAGTGAAGAACGGGCTTCAGACAACACCAGGGGCGAGATGAGTGGCTGGATGTGGCCCTGGACTGggcactggccgaggcagaagtgGTAGCACTGGCCGAGGCAGTAGGACCTGGCTAGGCCGAGGCAGAAATGCCACGCCTGGccatggcagacatgtcagcactggccaaggccaaaatgccagccctggctgcagcagaagtgccaggactggccaaggccaaagggccagcactggctgaggcagaagggccaggcctggccctggcagatatgtcagcactggccaaggccaaagtgccagccttggttgcagcagaagtgccaagactggccaaggccgaagggccagcactggctgaggcagaagggttAGGCGTGGCactggcagaaatatcagcagtggctgaggccaaagtgcctgccctgtctgcaacaTATGTGCCAGGTCCAGCCAAGGCagaggggccagcactggctgaggcagaaaggccaggcctggctggagcagaattgccaggtctggccaaggtagAGGGGCCAGCACTGCCTGAGGCAGaaaggccaggcctggccctggcagacatgtcagccttggctggagcagaagtgccagttctggccaaggcagaagggtcagcactggccaaagcagaagggtcagcactggctgaggccgAAGTGCTAGCCCTGGCTGCACCAgaaatgccaggtctggccaaggcagaagagccagcactgaccgaggcagaagggccagcactggctgaggcataagggccagcactggccgaggcataagggccagcactggctgaggcagaagggccagaactggccctggcagatatttCAGCCCTGGCTGAGGCCGATGTGCCATGTCTGGCCGAGGCCAATGTGACATATCTGGCCGAGGAAGGATTGCCAGCACTGTCCGAGGCAggagggccgggccgggccgtggcagacatgtcagccctagctgcagcagaagtgccaggccTGGCCGAGGCAGAAAGGCCAGCACTGGCAGAGCAGAAGGGCCAGTGCTGGCTGAGGCAGACCGGCCGGTCCCGGCTGCAGCTCTGGCTCTGGAGCTCTCTACCTCCTCTCTCCAAGAGTCCTCATAACGTGGCTGTAAGGTGTCGGGGGCTGAATCATTCACCCTGGTCAAAATCTGCAGGACTTTTGTCTTGCTGTTTTGTGTGAGCGTGTTAGGACCCCACAGGAACTCATAGCGAGGGGGATCGCTGCCGGGCACCTGGCGGTACTCCAGGTACACTTCCTGCACCAGATCTTGTGTGATGAGCTTCCCGGTGTCTCCAGAGATGAAGTGCCTTCTTCCATCATAGATGCTCAACATattcaggaacttccagatgtcctcCTCAGAGGCGCGGTGACCATTCAGGTAGGTGACACCCAGCAGAGGCATCAGAAGACCATTCTTCGGCAGCCCCCAGTCACCTCTCATAGACTCACTGTCGCTGAGATCTAGGTTGCTCACCAGGGTATAGCAGTGATTGTTGGGCCTGACTTCCTTCAGCACCAGGCCAAACTCCAGCTCCATGCACTCAGAGTCCCTTCTGAGGATCTCAGGGAATTGCTTCCTGTAACTTCTGTGGATAACTTTCAGCATTTCTGACCTCTTAATGAGCTCCCTCATCATATACTTAAACAGCATGTACCGCAGCAAACTCTCTGACTCCCTGGTCAGATCTGTGTGACAGCTCTCAGCAGCAGCTGAGGCCTGGGAGGAATTTTCACCTTCCTGAACTTGGCCCTTGGCACCTACACCAGATCTCGAGTCTGCTGTGCCACCGACACCAGATCTTTTGCATATAGCACCTGCAGCAGCACTGGTGGTGCCTTGGGCTCCCTGACGACCCTTCAGGGTGCCAGCAGCAGAGGAGCTTGAGGGAGTGCTCTCTGAAtcaggaggggaggagaaggtggttTCCTCTTCCCCAGATGTGGTAGCATGATCATGAAGACCCTGGGTCTCAGCCCGGTCTTGGTGACGTTTCTCATGAGCACAGTGCTTACTCTTCCGCCCACGAGGCATGACTGTGGTCAGGGACTGCAGGCAGGGGTCTGGGCCAATAGACAGGAGATTGGGGCACCTGGAGGATGGAGAATGAGGTGACATGAGCACCTTAAAACAGGGAGATTCTACCTTGGCTTAATCAAAGGCCGCCTCTGCAGGTTTCCTTGAGGACACTGCTCTAGGAACCCACAAGGCTCTTGTTTTCCTCGTTAGCCTGTCCCCTGAGAATCCCAGAGGAAGAACAGAGGCTTACTTGTCCTCTGCGTCCTCTCAGCCCTGCTTTGGACTTACTGAGGTGACAGCAGGGGCTGGCAGTGGGGTCCTCTCAGCTCATCTTCAGTATTATCACATCAAGTCCTAGTGGAGCCTGGGCACCCTTCTCTCTGCTACTCTGATGCAGACACTTCAGACCTCCACATGATCCAGAAGCAAGTGAAGGGATGCCTCAGTCCACCTCCCTCCCAGGGGACACCCAGTGCTGAGAGCTCAGTAGGGTCTTTTCTATCCTGAGTTCACTGGCATCATCATTCATGGTCCTTACCTTGGCTCCTTAAAACGCTGGGCACTATTCTCCACTTGCTGATTGGTGGTTGCACCTTCAGACTAGACATTTCCCCTCCCCTAGACTTGGTATAAAACAGTAAAGCAGATGTTCAACCTAACAGCCCATCCCTGAGATTTCCTGGGCTGAAAT is part of the Bos taurus isolate L1 Dominette 01449 registration number 42190680 breed Hereford unplaced genomic scaffold, ARS-UCD2.0 Leftover_ScbfJmS_1901, whole genome shotgun sequence genome and encodes:
- the LOC132344759 gene encoding uncharacterized protein, producing MPRGRKSKHCAHEKRHQDRAETQGLHDHATTSGEEETTFSSPPDSESTPSSSSAAGTLKGRQGAQGTTSAAAGAICKRSGVGGTADSRSGVGAKGQVQEGENSSQASAAAESCHTDLTRESESLLRYMLFKYMMRELIKRSEMLKVIHRSYRKQFPEILRRDSECMELEFGLVLKEVRPNNHCYTLVSNLDLSDSESMRGDWGLPKNGLLMPLLGVTYLNGHRASEEDIWKFLNMLSIYDGRRHFISGDTGKLITQDLVQEVYLEYRQVPGSDPPRYEFLWGPNTLTQNSKTKVLQILTRVNDSAPDTLQPRYEDSWREEVESSRARAAAGTGRSASASTGPSALPVLAFLPRPGLALLLQLGLTCLPRPGPALLPRTVLAILPRPDMSHWPRPDMAHRPQPGLKYLPGPVLALLPQPVLALMPRPVLALMPQPVLALLPRSVLALLPWPDLAFLVQPGLALRPQPVLTLLLWPVLTLLPWPELALLLQPRLTCLPGPGLAFLPQAVLAPLPWPDLAILLQPGLAFLPQPVLAPLPWLDLAHMLQTGQALWPQPLLIFLPVPRLTLLPQPVLALRPWPVLALLLQPRLALWPWPVLTYLPGPGLALLPQPVLALWPWPVLALLLQPGLAFWPWPVLTCLPWPGVAFLPRPSQVLLPRPVLPLLPRPVPSPGPHPATHLAPGVV